The Macaca nemestrina isolate mMacNem1 chromosome 12, mMacNem.hap1, whole genome shotgun sequence genome contains a region encoding:
- the LOC105469569 gene encoding solute carrier family 25 member 45 isoform X5 produces MVKIYRHESLLGFFKGMSFPIASIAVVNSVLFGVYSNTLLLLTATSHQERRAQPPSYMHIFLAGCTGGFLQAYCLAPFDLIKVRLQNQTEPVAQPGSTPPQYQGPVHCAASIFREEGYRGLFRGAWALMLRDTPTMGIYFITYEGLCHQYTPEGQNPSSATVLVAGGFAGIASWVAATPLDVIKSRMQMDGLRRRVYQGVLDCMVSSVRQEGLGVFFRGVTINSARAFPVNAVTFLSYEYLLRWWG; encoded by the exons ATGGTCAAGATTTACCGCCATGAGTCC CTCCTGGGCTTCTTCAAGGGAATGAGCTTCCCCATTGCCAGCATAGCTGTGGTCAACTCTGTCCTGTTTGGGGTCTATAGCAACACCCTGCTGCTGCTCACGGCCACCTCCCACCAGGAGCGGCGGGCCCAGCCACCCAGCTACATGCACATCTTCCTAGCGGGCTGCACCGGGGGGTTCCTGCAG GCCTACTGTCTGGCTCCTTTTGACCTCATCAAAGTCCGGCTACAAAACCAGACAGAGCCAGTGGCCCAGCCGGGTAGCACCCCACCCCAGTACCAGGGGCCCGTGCACTGTGCAGCCTCCATCTTCCGGGAGGAGGGGTACCGGGGGCTGTTCCGAGGAGCCTGGGCCCTGATGCTGAGGGACACCCCCACGATGGGGATCTACTTCATCACCTATGAAGGGCTCTGTCACCAGTACACACCAGAAGGCCAGAATCCCA GTTCAGCCACAGTGCTGGTGGCAGGGGGCTTTGCAGGCATTGCTTCCTGGGTGGCAGCCACGCCCTTAGACGTGATCAAGTCCCGGATGCAGATGGACGGGCTGAGACGCAGAGTATACCAGGGGGTGCTGGACTGCATGGTGAGCAGTGTCCGGCAGGAAGGACTGGGGGTCTTCTTCCGGGGGGTCACCATCAACAGTGCCCGCGCCTTTCCCGTCAATGCTGTCACCTTCCTCAGCTACGAATATCTCCTCCGCTGGTGGGGATGA
- the LOC105469569 gene encoding solute carrier family 25 member 45 isoform X3 codes for MSPAGEDKGEAPRCLLQCHGVSLQLLGFFKGMSFPIASIAVVNSVLFGVYSNTLLLLTATSHQERRAQPPSYMHIFLAGCTGGFLQAYCLAPFDLIKVRLQNQTEPVAQPGSTPPQYQGPVHCAASIFREEGYRGLFRGAWALMLRDTPTMGIYFITYEGLCHQYTPEGQNPSSATVLVAGGFAGIASWVAATPLDVIKSRMQMDGLRRRVYQGVLDCMVSSVRQEGLGVFFRGVTINSARAFPVNAVTFLSYEYLLRWWG; via the exons ATGAGTCC GGCTGGAGAGGACAAAGGGGAGGCCCCACGGTGCCTACTCCAGTGCCACGGTGTCTCCCTGCAGCTCCTGGGCTTCTTCAAGGGAATGAGCTTCCCCATTGCCAGCATAGCTGTGGTCAACTCTGTCCTGTTTGGGGTCTATAGCAACACCCTGCTGCTGCTCACGGCCACCTCCCACCAGGAGCGGCGGGCCCAGCCACCCAGCTACATGCACATCTTCCTAGCGGGCTGCACCGGGGGGTTCCTGCAG GCCTACTGTCTGGCTCCTTTTGACCTCATCAAAGTCCGGCTACAAAACCAGACAGAGCCAGTGGCCCAGCCGGGTAGCACCCCACCCCAGTACCAGGGGCCCGTGCACTGTGCAGCCTCCATCTTCCGGGAGGAGGGGTACCGGGGGCTGTTCCGAGGAGCCTGGGCCCTGATGCTGAGGGACACCCCCACGATGGGGATCTACTTCATCACCTATGAAGGGCTCTGTCACCAGTACACACCAGAAGGCCAGAATCCCA GTTCAGCCACAGTGCTGGTGGCAGGGGGCTTTGCAGGCATTGCTTCCTGGGTGGCAGCCACGCCCTTAGACGTGATCAAGTCCCGGATGCAGATGGACGGGCTGAGACGCAGAGTATACCAGGGGGTGCTGGACTGCATGGTGAGCAGTGTCCGGCAGGAAGGACTGGGGGTCTTCTTCCGGGGGGTCACCATCAACAGTGCCCGCGCCTTTCCCGTCAATGCTGTCACCTTCCTCAGCTACGAATATCTCCTCCGCTGGTGGGGATGA
- the LOC105469569 gene encoding solute carrier family 25 member 45 isoform X1 produces the protein MPVEEFVAGWISGALGLVLGHPFDTVKVRLQTQTTYRGIVDCMVKIYRHESLLGFFKGMSFPIASIAVVNSVLFGVYSNTLLLLTATSHQERRAQPPSYMHIFLAGCTGGFLQAYCLAPFDLIKVRLQNQTEPVAQPGSTPPQYQGPVHCAASIFREEGYRGLFRGAWALMLRDTPTMGIYFITYEGLCHQYTPEGQNPSSATVLVAGGFAGIASWVAATPLDVIKSRMQMDGLRRRVYQGVLDCMVSSVRQEGLGVFFRGVTINSARAFPVNAVTFLSYEYLLRWWG, from the exons ATGCCGGTGGAGGAGTTTGTGGCTGGCTGGATCTCTG GAGCTCTGGGCTTGGTCCTGGGACACCCCTTTGACACTGTAAAG GTGCGCCTGCAGACCCAGACCACCTACCGGGGCATTGTTGACTGCATGGTCAAGATTTACCGCCATGAGTCC CTCCTGGGCTTCTTCAAGGGAATGAGCTTCCCCATTGCCAGCATAGCTGTGGTCAACTCTGTCCTGTTTGGGGTCTATAGCAACACCCTGCTGCTGCTCACGGCCACCTCCCACCAGGAGCGGCGGGCCCAGCCACCCAGCTACATGCACATCTTCCTAGCGGGCTGCACCGGGGGGTTCCTGCAG GCCTACTGTCTGGCTCCTTTTGACCTCATCAAAGTCCGGCTACAAAACCAGACAGAGCCAGTGGCCCAGCCGGGTAGCACCCCACCCCAGTACCAGGGGCCCGTGCACTGTGCAGCCTCCATCTTCCGGGAGGAGGGGTACCGGGGGCTGTTCCGAGGAGCCTGGGCCCTGATGCTGAGGGACACCCCCACGATGGGGATCTACTTCATCACCTATGAAGGGCTCTGTCACCAGTACACACCAGAAGGCCAGAATCCCA GTTCAGCCACAGTGCTGGTGGCAGGGGGCTTTGCAGGCATTGCTTCCTGGGTGGCAGCCACGCCCTTAGACGTGATCAAGTCCCGGATGCAGATGGACGGGCTGAGACGCAGAGTATACCAGGGGGTGCTGGACTGCATGGTGAGCAGTGTCCGGCAGGAAGGACTGGGGGTCTTCTTCCGGGGGGTCACCATCAACAGTGCCCGCGCCTTTCCCGTCAATGCTGTCACCTTCCTCAGCTACGAATATCTCCTCCGCTGGTGGGGATGA
- the LOC105469569 gene encoding solute carrier family 25 member 45 isoform X4, which yields MPVEEFVAGWISGALGLVLGHPFDTVKVRLQTQTTYRGIVDCMVKIYRHESERRAQPPSYMHIFLAGCTGGFLQAYCLAPFDLIKVRLQNQTEPVAQPGSTPPQYQGPVHCAASIFREEGYRGLFRGAWALMLRDTPTMGIYFITYEGLCHQYTPEGQNPSSATVLVAGGFAGIASWVAATPLDVIKSRMQMDGLRRRVYQGVLDCMVSSVRQEGLGVFFRGVTINSARAFPVNAVTFLSYEYLLRWWG from the exons ATGCCGGTGGAGGAGTTTGTGGCTGGCTGGATCTCTG GAGCTCTGGGCTTGGTCCTGGGACACCCCTTTGACACTGTAAAG GTGCGCCTGCAGACCCAGACCACCTACCGGGGCATTGTTGACTGCATGGTCAAGATTTACCGCCATGAGTCC GAGCGGCGGGCCCAGCCACCCAGCTACATGCACATCTTCCTAGCGGGCTGCACCGGGGGGTTCCTGCAG GCCTACTGTCTGGCTCCTTTTGACCTCATCAAAGTCCGGCTACAAAACCAGACAGAGCCAGTGGCCCAGCCGGGTAGCACCCCACCCCAGTACCAGGGGCCCGTGCACTGTGCAGCCTCCATCTTCCGGGAGGAGGGGTACCGGGGGCTGTTCCGAGGAGCCTGGGCCCTGATGCTGAGGGACACCCCCACGATGGGGATCTACTTCATCACCTATGAAGGGCTCTGTCACCAGTACACACCAGAAGGCCAGAATCCCA GTTCAGCCACAGTGCTGGTGGCAGGGGGCTTTGCAGGCATTGCTTCCTGGGTGGCAGCCACGCCCTTAGACGTGATCAAGTCCCGGATGCAGATGGACGGGCTGAGACGCAGAGTATACCAGGGGGTGCTGGACTGCATGGTGAGCAGTGTCCGGCAGGAAGGACTGGGGGTCTTCTTCCGGGGGGTCACCATCAACAGTGCCCGCGCCTTTCCCGTCAATGCTGTCACCTTCCTCAGCTACGAATATCTCCTCCGCTGGTGGGGATGA
- the LOC105469569 gene encoding solute carrier family 25 member 45 isoform X6: protein MSPNTLLLLTATSHQERRAQPPSYMHIFLAGCTGGFLQAYCLAPFDLIKVRLQNQTEPVAQPGSTPPQYQGPVHCAASIFREEGYRGLFRGAWALMLRDTPTMGIYFITYEGLCHQYTPEGQNPSSATVLVAGGFAGIASWVAATPLDVIKSRMQMDGLRRRVYQGVLDCMVSSVRQEGLGVFFRGVTINSARAFPVNAVTFLSYEYLLRWWG, encoded by the exons ATGAGTCC CAACACCCTGCTGCTGCTCACGGCCACCTCCCACCAGGAGCGGCGGGCCCAGCCACCCAGCTACATGCACATCTTCCTAGCGGGCTGCACCGGGGGGTTCCTGCAG GCCTACTGTCTGGCTCCTTTTGACCTCATCAAAGTCCGGCTACAAAACCAGACAGAGCCAGTGGCCCAGCCGGGTAGCACCCCACCCCAGTACCAGGGGCCCGTGCACTGTGCAGCCTCCATCTTCCGGGAGGAGGGGTACCGGGGGCTGTTCCGAGGAGCCTGGGCCCTGATGCTGAGGGACACCCCCACGATGGGGATCTACTTCATCACCTATGAAGGGCTCTGTCACCAGTACACACCAGAAGGCCAGAATCCCA GTTCAGCCACAGTGCTGGTGGCAGGGGGCTTTGCAGGCATTGCTTCCTGGGTGGCAGCCACGCCCTTAGACGTGATCAAGTCCCGGATGCAGATGGACGGGCTGAGACGCAGAGTATACCAGGGGGTGCTGGACTGCATGGTGAGCAGTGTCCGGCAGGAAGGACTGGGGGTCTTCTTCCGGGGGGTCACCATCAACAGTGCCCGCGCCTTTCCCGTCAATGCTGTCACCTTCCTCAGCTACGAATATCTCCTCCGCTGGTGGGGATGA
- the LOC105469569 gene encoding solute carrier family 25 member 45 isoform X2, with protein MSPTWEQFPARGCLSRAGEDKGEAPRCLLQCHGVSLQLLGFFKGMSFPIASIAVVNSVLFGVYSNTLLLLTATSHQERRAQPPSYMHIFLAGCTGGFLQAYCLAPFDLIKVRLQNQTEPVAQPGSTPPQYQGPVHCAASIFREEGYRGLFRGAWALMLRDTPTMGIYFITYEGLCHQYTPEGQNPSSATVLVAGGFAGIASWVAATPLDVIKSRMQMDGLRRRVYQGVLDCMVSSVRQEGLGVFFRGVTINSARAFPVNAVTFLSYEYLLRWWG; from the exons ATGAGTCC GACTTGGGAGCAGTTTCCAGCCAGAGGCTGCCTTTCCAGGGCTGGAGAGGACAAAGGGGAGGCCCCACGGTGCCTACTCCAGTGCCACGGTGTCTCCCTGCAGCTCCTGGGCTTCTTCAAGGGAATGAGCTTCCCCATTGCCAGCATAGCTGTGGTCAACTCTGTCCTGTTTGGGGTCTATAGCAACACCCTGCTGCTGCTCACGGCCACCTCCCACCAGGAGCGGCGGGCCCAGCCACCCAGCTACATGCACATCTTCCTAGCGGGCTGCACCGGGGGGTTCCTGCAG GCCTACTGTCTGGCTCCTTTTGACCTCATCAAAGTCCGGCTACAAAACCAGACAGAGCCAGTGGCCCAGCCGGGTAGCACCCCACCCCAGTACCAGGGGCCCGTGCACTGTGCAGCCTCCATCTTCCGGGAGGAGGGGTACCGGGGGCTGTTCCGAGGAGCCTGGGCCCTGATGCTGAGGGACACCCCCACGATGGGGATCTACTTCATCACCTATGAAGGGCTCTGTCACCAGTACACACCAGAAGGCCAGAATCCCA GTTCAGCCACAGTGCTGGTGGCAGGGGGCTTTGCAGGCATTGCTTCCTGGGTGGCAGCCACGCCCTTAGACGTGATCAAGTCCCGGATGCAGATGGACGGGCTGAGACGCAGAGTATACCAGGGGGTGCTGGACTGCATGGTGAGCAGTGTCCGGCAGGAAGGACTGGGGGTCTTCTTCCGGGGGGTCACCATCAACAGTGCCCGCGCCTTTCCCGTCAATGCTGTCACCTTCCTCAGCTACGAATATCTCCTCCGCTGGTGGGGATGA